CCCAGCGCAGGACCGGCGTCAGCGTCGCCACGACGCGGAGGTCCGACTCGACGCGGCGGCGGACGTTCGGCCGGAGGACTTTCACTGCGACCCGGTCCCCGTCGACCTCGCCGACGTACACCTGTCCGAGGCTCGCGCCGCTGATCGGCTCGGTGTCGAACGTCTCGAACACCGAATCGATCAGCCCCAGTTCCCGCTCGATCACCGGCTCGATCTCCGCCCAGGGGGCCGGCGGCACCTGGTCCTGAAGCTCAGCGAGCACGTCGACGTAGGCCGCCGGCAGCGCGTCGGGCCGCGTCGAGAGCATTTGCCCGATCTTGACGAACGCGGGGCCGAGGTCGACGAACGTCGCTTTCAGGGTTCGTGCTCGCCGAGCCTGCTGGGCGCTGGTCACTTCGCGGGACCGACCGAAGAGGAGGTATCGACGGCGATCACGCAGGAGGGTGATCGCGAACGGGACGAACTGCCAGGAGATGACGACCGCGCGCCAGAGCGCTCGCAGCTGCACGCCTAGCCCGGTCGGCCGGCGCACGGTCTCGCTACCGGTTCGCTGGTCGTCGGTCTCCTCGATGGTGTCGGTCCGGGCCACAGTATAGGATCGTCTCGGGACGCTTGCCGCTTGAGAGTGTCGGAGAGGTGCGTAGGCAGGAACGGAAATATCGAAGCGATCGACTGTCGCCGAGAGTCCGGCGTAATAAAACCTTTTTGCCGGCGAGCAGGAATCAGATCAGAGATGGTTTCGCTCCCCGAACGGGTCACCGATATCGAACTCTCGCGTCGGGACCGACTCGTCGTCTACTACCTCCTCGGACTGACAGCGCTGGTTCTCACCTACGCAGTCGTCTACAACACCCTGATGGCGCGTCTGGAGGGCGTCGACCAGTCGATCTTCGCGTCGTTAGAGTGGGTCGTCCAGACGATGACGACCACCGGCTACGGCCAGGACTCGAGTCTGTGGACACATCCGATCATGCTCGTGTTCGTCGTGCTGACGCAGCTGTCGGGGATCGGGATCGGCTTTTTCACGCTCCGGCTCGTGATCATCCCGCTGTTTACCGGCGCAGAGGTGAACCTCGACGATCGGCTTACACCCAAACAGGACCACGTCATCATCTGCGAGTACCGGCGCGACTCTGCCGTGTTGCTCGACGAACTCCGGGAGTTAGACATCGACTACGTTCTGCTGTCCTCGGACGAGCAAGAAGCGAAAGACCTCTCCGACGAGGGGTACGCCGCGATCCACGGCTCCCCACAGGACGCCGAGAGCTTTCGGCGTGCGAGTATCGACAGCGCACGGGCGGTGATCACGGACGCCGGTGACGCGAACGTCAACACGATCCTGACTGTGCGGTCGATCAGAGACGACGTCGACGTGATCGCGCTGACAGACGACAGCGACGCCGAAGACGTGCTCACTCAGGCCGGAGCCGACAGCGTCCTCTCGCCACACGGCGTTCTCGGCCACCGCCTCGCGGAAAAAGCAATCTCGTCGTTCAGTTCGGAGCTGACAGACACGATCGAACTCGGCGCGGACATGGAGGTCACGGAGATTCCCGTCGATCACGGCAGCCGCCTCATCGGGAAACGGCTCCGGGACACGAACATCAGGGAACGAACGGGCGCGAACGTCATCGGGGCCTGGATCGACGGCGAGCTACAGCTCCCTCCGGACCCTGGCGCGGTCATCCGACAGAACACCGTGTTGCTCGTCTCCGGTGATCACGAGGCACTGGAGGCGTTCGGGAACGTGACCCGGCCGTCCCGGACGATCAGACGCCACGACCGGATCGTCGTCGCCGGCCAGGGTGAGGTCGGACAGGCCGCCCGGGCGGTCATCGACGAGGCGGGGATCGACGCGGTGACGATCGACATCGAGGAGGGCGACGAGGTGGACATCGTCGGCGATGCAACCTCGAAAACGACGCTCCGCGAGGCGGGGATCGAGACTGCGGGCGCGATCGTCGTCGGCCTGCCCGACGACTCGGCGTCGCTGCTGGCGACGGTACTGACCCGCTCGCTGGACGACGACATCGAGATTCTCGTGCGGGTCAGCGACACCGACGCGACGCGGAAGGCTCTCAGTGCCGGTGCCGACTACGTGTTGTCGGTGCCTCGGGTGAGCGCACGAATGGTCGCTCGGGAACTCCGGGGTGAGGAAGTGCTCGCACCGGCGAGCCAGATTCGGCTCGTCCGCGTCCCGGCAACACAGTTCGCGGGCCAGACACTCGCGACCTCGGGTATCTACGAACAGACCGGCTGTCGGGTGATCGCCATCGACGACGGGTCGGATGAGATGGTCACAACAGATCCCCAGCGAGAGTTCACCGGCGAGGAACACCTCACACTCGTCGGACCGGACGAGGCGATCCAGCAGTTCCTCAAGCGCTACGACATCTCACCGACAGACGAACGCGGGATCTAGCGCAGCCGGCCCAACAGCTGGTAGTCGGTGTCGGGCGTGTACCCCCGGAACAGCAGGCTGTTGGTCAGCACGGAGACGCTGGACAGCGCCATGGCACCGGCAGCGAGCACCGGCTGGAGCAGGCCCAGCGACGCCAGCGGGATCATCAGCGTGTTGTACCCAAGCGCCCAGACGAGGTTCTGCTTGATCTTCTGTAGCGTCGCTTCCGAGACGCGGATCGCCTTCAGCACGTCCGCCGGATCGTCTCGCATCAGCGTCACGTCGGCCGCTTCGATCGCCACGTCGGTGCCCGAACCGATCGCACAGCCGACGGCCGCGGTCGCCAGCGCCGGGGCGTCGTTGACGCCGTCGCCGACCATCATCGCCTCGCGCCCGTCGGCCTGGATCTCGTCGACGGCGTCGGCCTTGTCTTCGGGGAGCACCTCGGCCATGACGTTGTCCGGGTCGATCCCGACCTCACGGGCGACCGCGCGAGCCGTCCGCTCGTTGTCGCCGGTGATCAGCCACACGTCGAGATCGCGGTCTCGCAGGTCGGCGACGGCGTCGCTCGCGGAGGGTTTGATCGTGTCCGCGTCGGCGACGACACCGACCACGCGGCCGGCCCGCTCGTCGATTTCGCCGTCCGCGTCGCGGGGACGGAATCCGACGAGCATCGCCGTCTTCCCTTCCGATTCGAGTCGCTCGCGGTCCGAGTCGGCGGGGGTCGGGTCGATGCCGTTGGCGTCCAGCAGTCGGGGGCTCCCGACGAACACCTCCCCGCGATCGATCGTCGCTCGCACCCCCTTGCCGGGGACGTTCTCGAAGGACTCGGGCGACTCGATGTCGAGGCCGCGCTCGCGTGCGCCCTCGACGATCGCCTCGGCCAGCGGGTGCTCGCTCTCCTGCTCGGCGCTGGCGGCCAGCGCGAGCACGTCGTCTTCGTCGAAGGCCGTCGGCTCGTCGCGCGCCTCGCGCTGGACGCCACCGTCGGGCGCGGCCGGGTCGAGCGCCACGACGTCCGTCAGTTCCATCTCGCCCTCGGTGAGCGTCCCCGTCTTGTCGAAGACCACGGCGTCGACGTCGCGGACCCGTTCGAGGATGTCGCCGCCCTCGAAGAGGACGCCGTGTTGGGCACCG
Above is a genomic segment from Halomicrobium sp. LC1Hm containing:
- a CDS encoding NAD-binding protein: MVSLPERVTDIELSRRDRLVVYYLLGLTALVLTYAVVYNTLMARLEGVDQSIFASLEWVVQTMTTTGYGQDSSLWTHPIMLVFVVLTQLSGIGIGFFTLRLVIIPLFTGAEVNLDDRLTPKQDHVIICEYRRDSAVLLDELRELDIDYVLLSSDEQEAKDLSDEGYAAIHGSPQDAESFRRASIDSARAVITDAGDANVNTILTVRSIRDDVDVIALTDDSDAEDVLTQAGADSVLSPHGVLGHRLAEKAISSFSSELTDTIELGADMEVTEIPVDHGSRLIGKRLRDTNIRERTGANVIGAWIDGELQLPPDPGAVIRQNTVLLVSGDHEALEAFGNVTRPSRTIRRHDRIVVAGQGEVGQAARAVIDEAGIDAVTIDIEEGDEVDIVGDATSKTTLREAGIETAGAIVVGLPDDSASLLATVLTRSLDDDIEILVRVSDTDATRKALSAGADYVLSVPRVSARMVARELRGEEVLAPASQIRLVRVPATQFAGQTLATSGIYEQTGCRVIAIDDGSDEMVTTDPQREFTGEEHLTLVGPDEAIQQFLKRYDISPTDERGI